A region from the Vicia villosa cultivar HV-30 ecotype Madison, WI linkage group LG3, Vvil1.0, whole genome shotgun sequence genome encodes:
- the LOC131660076 gene encoding uncharacterized protein LOC131660076, whose product MEWVVGGKFKIGRKIGSGSFGEIFIASDMDNSEIVAVKMEKKNARHPQLLQEAKLYSILQGESGIPNMKWCGTDGDHNVLVMDLLGRSLEDLFVFCGSKLSLKTVLMLADQMLSRIEYVHSRGFLHRDIKPDNFLMGIRRKSSQVYIIDFGLAKRYRDPKTKQHIAYREKKNLTGTARYASCNTHLGIEQSRRDDLESIGYVLMYFLRGSLPWQGLKAVTKEEKYDKIREKKLSTPIETLCESYPVEFASYFHYCRSLTFDQDPDYGFLKRLFRDLFTCEGYEYDNLFDWTILRNQQVQQTRRPNQSSPSDAVPSAVPSSLEPLAVEKRVEKQTGITNSPQFTVTKMLPNLDRPNVRVHPKPSNVKKLNAKNHTEKHNVNNGPSTSSPLQKSTTRNISKPEKSTLTSNIGRVLGSNPHVSSSWIPSLRRVSSTK is encoded by the exons ATGGAGTGGGTTGTCGGCGGCAAGTTTAAGATTGGTCGCAAAATCGGAAGCGGTTCGTTTGGTGAAATTTTCATCG CTTCGGATATGGATAACTCTGAGATCGTTGCCGTCAAAATG GAAAAGAAGAATGCAAGGCATCCGCAACTATTGCAGGAGGCCAAATTATACAGTATTCTTCAAGGAGAAA GTGGTATTCCGAATATGAAATGGTGTGGTACTGATGGAGACCATAATGTTCTGGTAATGGATCTTCTGGGACGTAGTCTGGAAGACCTTTTTGTCTTCTGTGGGAGCAAGCTTTCTTTAAAAACAGTTTTGATGTTGGCCGACCAGATG CTTTCGAGAATAGAATATGTGCATTCCAGGGGATTTTTACATAGAGACATCAAACCAGATAACTTCCTAATGGGTATTAGGAGAAAATCAAGTCAG GTTTATATTATTGATTTCGGACTAGCGAAAAGATATCGAGACCCCAAAACAAAACAGCATATTGCTTACAG AGAGAAGAAAAACTTAACAGGGACTGCACGATATGCAAGTTGCAATACTCACTTAGGAATTG AGCAAAGTCGTCGTGATGATTTGGAGTCTATTGGCTATGTTCTTATGTACTTCTTAAGAGGAAG CCTTCCTTGGCAGGGATTGAAAGCTGTCACCAAAGAGGAAAAATATGACAAGATTCGGGAAAAGAAGTTATCAACTCCCATTGAG ACGCTTTGCGAATCATATCCCGTGGAGTTCGCTTCTTACTTCCATTATTGTCGCTCTTTGACATTTGATCAAGATCCAGATTATGGATTCTTAAAGCGTCTGTTTCGTGATTTGTTCACTTGTGAAG GATATGAGTATGACAATTTATTCGACTGGACCATCCTAAGAAATCAGCAGGTGCAACAGACAAGGAGACCGAATCAATCATCT CCTTCGGATGCTGTGCCTAGTGCTGTTCCTAGCAGTCTAGAACCATTGGCTGTTGAAAAGCGTGTGGAAAAACAAACAG GAATCACTAACTCTCCTCAATTTACTGTAACAAAAATGCTACCCAATCTTGATCGCCCGAACGTGCGTGTGCATCCTAAGCCATCCAATGTTAAGAAACTGAATGCCAAGAATCACACTGAAAAACAT AATGTGAACAATGGTCCATCCACTTCATCTCCCTTGCAAAAGTCAACTACACGAAATATATCCAAGCCCGAAAAGTCCACATTAACCTCAAACATAGGGCGTGTACTTGGTAGTAACCCCCATGTTTCAAGCAGCTGGATACCTTCATTACGACGGGTTTCTTCAACCAAATAA